The Leptospira saintgironsiae genome includes the window TATTGAGCGAGGTGAAAACATAAATTTAATATCTGAAGAAACCCATTGTAGATAGTTTAATTCATGAGCATTGCTTTCAGATATAGGATAGTATTGCCAATGTGGTTTGTCGATCAAATCATCAATTATAAAGGCACGATATGGAGATATGGGGAATATAATTTTTGTATCCGGTCTATTGATACCTTTATTTTTATCATTCAAAATTAGAATGGGACTATCGCTCGTTATAAGAGATGGCTTATCACAATGAACAATCGACCATCTTTTTTTCAGCAATTGCTCAGCCAAACGCATTATGTTTTCTTTCGCACTGTCGAGAAAAGAATTCTTTAATTCCGTAGAGTTTTGATTTCTATATGAATCATACTCCTTAAAATCTAATTCCAATTCTGTGCCGGATATTTCAAGGGTCACCTTATCTGATTCTTTTTTAACTTCATCAAGTATATTAACTATTCTTTTATGAAGTTTTTCCCAATCAGAAAATTGAATTGGATGTCTCACTAACATTAAACCAAGGAAAAGAGAAAATCCTTTTTTATAAGCATCAGATTTACTAAAGTCGAAATTACCATAAGCTAAAGTTTCCCATATTTGGCTCATTAATCCTTCAACTTCTGAAAATTCCGATTCAAGAGTCGTATCTTTGCTATCTCCGAATATTTTAGAGTATAAATCGTTCTTGGCAGCAACAGCGCGGATACCGGTTTTAAATTCCGGTTTGTCAGTACCGCTTCTCTGAAAGCACCATATTTCCGGACTTTTCGTTCCTATAGAATCTGGTACAGCAAAGTATTCTAAATAAAATTGCGGTACCCAATGATGTCTTCTTGGTATATTATTCATATTTATTGCAACATTGCGCATAACGACCAAGGTGTTCCGACGTTTGCAATGGCACGAGGCTTGCTATGCAAGACGAGTGACAGAAGCAAATGTGGCGTAGCCCGAGCGAGTGAGTCGCGAAAGCGATCTCCGAGCGGAGCGGAAGCACCGATAGTTAGGCAGCAGTATCGCCCCTAACACATTGCACCCAAGCCCTACTCTATGAAATCCTCAGATAGAATAAAAGCAATTAGTGATTAATTCACTTTCAAAGTATAAAAGTAGCGAACCCTTTTCGCAGGATTCAACAAAAGATATATTCAAGTAGTTCTGATAGATTCCAGATATTCTGCAAAACATTTCAGCCTACGATATAAGGCAAGAAAAGGGAGAAAAGCGGTCTAACCTAAAGTAGATCTTGCTTCGGCTATAAGCTCTACGGTAAAATTCAAAACTTATATAATAAAAAATAAAAGAAATTCGCGATATTGCGCCTAACGACCAAGGTGTTCCGACGTTTGCAATGGCACGAGTTTGCTCTGCAAACGAAGTGACAGAAGCAAATGTGGCGAAGCCCGAGCGAGAGTTGCGTAAGCAAGCTCGAAGCGTAGCGGAAGCACCGATAGTTATACGAAGTGGCTGGTTAAATTAAGCACCTTTACTTTTTAGATGAATAACGGGTTCCGCATCTAATGCTTTAGCTAAACGATTAATAAAAGAAAGCGATAAATTCCTATAATTTCCTGACTCAATTCTTGCAATTGCAGGCTGAGATGTGCCTATCTTTTCCGCTAAATCTTTCTGAGTTAGATTTCTTTTTTTACGAAGTTTAATAATCTCTTTGGCAAGAGTAAATTCATTGGAAAGAGCATCATATTCTTTCTTAAAATCTTTATTCTTAAGTTCTTTATTTAAAAGCAAACCAAAGTCTTTAGTCTTAAGTTTCATGCTCCATCTCCCTTATAAGTTTTCATTAACTTGAAAGCTTTAGTTAATTCATCTTTATCAGTTTTCTGATCTTTT containing:
- a CDS encoding DUF4238 domain-containing protein, whose protein sequence is MRNVAINMNNIPRRHHWVPQFYLEYFAVPDSIGTKSPEIWCFQRSGTDKPEFKTGIRAVAAKNDLYSKIFGDSKDTTLESEFSEVEGLMSQIWETLAYGNFDFSKSDAYKKGFSLFLGLMLVRHPIQFSDWEKLHKRIVNILDEVKKESDKVTLEISGTELELDFKEYDSYRNQNSTELKNSFLDSAKENIMRLAEQLLKKRWSIVHCDKPSLITSDSPILILNDKNKGINRPDTKIIFPISPYRAFIIDDLIDKPHWQYYPISESNAHELNYLQWVSSDIKFMFSPRSIPDVLTEILKVVDRNSV
- a CDS encoding TraY domain-containing protein translates to MLCKRSDRSKCGEARARVA
- a CDS encoding helix-turn-helix domain-containing protein; this encodes MKLKTKDFGLLLNKELKNKDFKKEYDALSNEFTLAKEIIKLRKKRNLTQKDLAEKIGTSQPAIARIESGNYRNLSLSFINRLAKALDAEPVIHLKSKGA